The following coding sequences lie in one Thalassoglobus polymorphus genomic window:
- a CDS encoding sugar phosphate isomerase/epimerase family protein yields the protein MAQFKYSLNSSTIKPTPILEKIRIAAEAGYEGIELWHADIDLHLESGGTVEEIRKVVDDHKLVVPTTVMLKGWCEPDGPADVQGMDECRRKMEHAVIVGARHAVAGPPHHGVDFELAAQRYGRLLDLGLELGVRPAMEYLGFAQEVNSIADALRIMEGSGHPEATIVLDPFHDYRGGGGHDDVAKLKPEQIAVCHFDDAPASPPANEQRDPDRVMPGEGVIELDKFVGLLRQIGYSGFISLELFREDLWKQDPLKVAKQGLKAMQAICENV from the coding sequence ATGGCCCAGTTCAAATACTCACTCAACTCCAGCACGATCAAGCCAACACCGATTCTAGAGAAAATTCGCATTGCAGCGGAGGCTGGCTACGAGGGGATCGAACTCTGGCATGCCGATATCGATTTGCATCTGGAATCTGGCGGAACTGTCGAAGAGATTCGAAAAGTCGTCGATGATCACAAACTCGTTGTCCCGACAACTGTAATGCTCAAAGGCTGGTGCGAACCTGACGGGCCAGCGGACGTTCAGGGAATGGACGAATGCCGCCGCAAGATGGAGCACGCTGTGATCGTGGGAGCCAGACACGCCGTTGCGGGGCCGCCCCATCATGGAGTTGATTTCGAACTCGCTGCTCAACGGTATGGTCGACTGCTTGATTTGGGCCTTGAACTTGGAGTTCGGCCTGCCATGGAATATCTCGGTTTTGCCCAGGAAGTGAATTCCATCGCAGACGCACTCCGAATTATGGAAGGTTCTGGACACCCTGAAGCGACGATCGTCCTCGACCCGTTTCATGATTATCGTGGGGGCGGTGGTCATGATGATGTCGCAAAATTGAAACCGGAGCAGATCGCCGTCTGCCACTTCGACGACGCACCAGCATCTCCTCCTGCAAATGAACAACGTGACCCAGATCGTGTCATGCCGGGTGAAGGAGTCATCGAACTGGATAAGTTTGTCGGGTTGCTGAGGCAGATTGGCTATTCGGGCTTCATCTCGCTGGAATTGTTCCGAGAAGACCTGTGGAAACAAGATCCCCTCAAGGTTGCAAAACAGGGATTGAAAGCAATGCAAGCCATTTGCGAAAACGTATAG
- a CDS encoding heavy-metal-associated domain-containing protein — translation MNAQRLFFSCLLASLIASPILADEITVEGVHLCCGKCVTGAKDALTDVDGVSRVRVNKTKARVVFEVKNAKSAQSGLKSLAEAGFYGKPSIEGPKFEIDKTAKKDAVSVENMHLCCGGCFRAAEKAAKSVEGVAEAKANGDDGTLQLTGSKISHAAVLKALHEAGFHGTVK, via the coding sequence ATGAATGCTCAACGACTCTTTTTTTCCTGCCTGCTGGCGAGTCTGATCGCCAGTCCAATTCTCGCTGACGAAATCACCGTCGAGGGGGTTCATCTTTGCTGTGGTAAATGTGTCACAGGAGCAAAAGATGCGCTGACCGATGTGGATGGAGTCTCAAGGGTCCGCGTCAACAAAACCAAAGCCAGGGTTGTCTTTGAAGTCAAAAACGCAAAGTCAGCTCAATCCGGATTGAAAAGTCTCGCAGAAGCCGGATTTTATGGAAAACCTTCGATTGAGGGTCCAAAATTCGAAATCGACAAAACGGCTAAGAAAGATGCTGTTTCCGTGGAAAACATGCACCTTTGTTGTGGTGGATGTTTTCGAGCCGCTGAGAAAGCAGCCAAGTCAGTCGAGGGAGTCGCTGAGGCGAAAGCAAATGGAGACGACGGAACACTTCAGCTGACCGGCTCAAAGATCAGCCACGCAGCAGTCCTGAAGGCTCTGCACGAGGCTGGATTTCACGGGACTGTGAAGTAA